The genomic DNA GTTCTATTTATTCGTCGCTTTCAAAATACGAAACCTCAAACCAGTATTTGCAAAAAGCAAAAGCCATTTGCGAAAAAGAATCCTATAGAAAACAACCACTTATTAATATTTTAATAAATATTGGTGATAATTATTTAAGTAAAGCAGAAACCGAAGCTGCACTTACTGTATTTAAAGAAGCTAAAAAAATAAGCAGCCAGTACCGTTTTAGTAATTTAGAGCTTATAGCTTTAAGTAAAATAGGAACCATTTTATACCAACAAAAAAAGGATGACGAAGCGCTTTTAACCTTTTCAACAACATTATATAAAGCCATTAGTTTAGGAAATTTAGATATTGAGATGAATAGTTATCTCATGATGGAAAAAATTTCTGCCAGAAAACAAGATTTTAAAAATGCGTATAGCTATGGTAAACGTTATTATAGCATAAAAGATTCTATAGATAATTCTATAACAGAAGAAGAAATTAATAAATTAGAAGTAAGATTTAAAACCTTAGAAAAAGAAAAAACAATAAAGCTTTTAAAAATCGAAAACTTAAATAAAAGCTTAAATATAAAAAACAAAGATGCCTCTTTAGAAAAACTTAAACTACAACAAACAATAATTGCAAAGCAAAACGAAAACAAAGTTTTACAACTAGAAAATGGTGTAGAAAAGCGTAAAAACGAAATTATTTTACTTAAAGAAAAAGAAGCACTAAAGGCAGTAGAGCTAGATAGAGAGCGTACAATTAAATATATTGTATTGGTAGCATTTTTTATTTTGTTAGTACCAATAGCAGGGCTTTTAATAATTTATTACCAAAAATTACAGGCTCAAAGTTTACTTAATTTAAAAGAAAAACAAATTAATGAGCAGCAGGTAATTTCGCTAAAAAAAGATCAAGAATTAAAGCTTATTAAAGCATCGGTTAGAGGTCAAGATTTAGAGCGAAAAAAAATAGCTCAGGAAATGCACGATAGTATTGGTGGTAATTTAGCAGCTATAAAATTACAATTTAGTCAGTTGTCAAACCATCCAAATAAATTAAAATTAATTTATAGTCAGTTAGATGATACTTATGAGCAGGTAAGAAATTTATCTCATAATTTATTGCCCAAAAAAATACGAGAAAACGACTTTGTGTTTTTAATAAAAGAATACATAAGTACTGTTGAAAACGCTAGTGGTATTAAAATAAATTTATCGTTTTATAACGAAAAAGCAATTAATAAGATAAGCAAGATTTTGCAAAACGAATTGTTTTCTATCTTTCAAGAGCTTACTACCAATACTTTAAAATATGCTAAAGCCAAAACTATAGATATACAGCTAGATTATTTAGATAGCGGTTTGTTTTTTGTTTACGAAGATGATGGTATTGGTTTTAATTTATCTCAAACCACATTGGGTATTGGTTTAACAAATATTAAGAATAGAGTAGAAAATTATAATGGTATCTTGCATATCGATTCTAAACCAAATAGAGGCACGAGTATAAATATAGAGATTCCTTTAACAGCCTAAATTAATGATGCATAACCTAATTATTGCCGACGACCATAAAATGTTTTTAGATGGCTTACTTAGTATTTTAAAAACAGAAAGTAACTATAATATTATATACACCGCAAAACATGGCGGACACGTTAAAAAATACATATCTATAAATAAAAACGAAAAAATAGACCTTGTAATTACAGATGTTACCATGCCAGAAGTAGATGGTATTGCTTTAAATAAATGGATTAAAAAAACAGCAAACCATATTAAAACTTTGGTTGTAAGTATGCACAATACACCAGGAATTATTGATGATCTTATAGAAAATGATGTAGATGGATATCTTCAAAAAAATGCTAAAAAAGAAGAGTTTTTAAAAGCTATTGAAACCATTTTAGGAGGCGAAAAATATTTTTCGCAAGAGATTAAAGACATCTATCTTAAAAATAAATTTGAAAAAAAGAAAGATAAAGACATTAAACTCACCAAACGAGAAGTTGAAGTTATTTCACTTATTGCTGAAGAGTTTACAACTCAAGAAATTGCAGATAAGTTATTTTTAAGTAAACATACTATAGAAAGTTACCGTAAAAATCTAATTACTAAGCTTAATGTAAGAAACCTTGCAGGCCTTACTAAATACGCCATAAAAAAGGGTTACGTATCTTAAAGCGATTACAATACATATAAAAGTAAAAAGGTTCTAATTGTTAGAGCCTTTTTTTGTGCTTTAGTTTTTTAACAATTAAATAAAAGCGAAGCAGTTTTAAAATGAAAAAAAACATTTAAGTGGTTGGTTTTTAGTTTTTTATAATTAAAGCCACTGTTTTCAGGGTGTTTAGTTTCACCACATATAGGGTTATAAACAGCTATCTATAGCTATAAATTTGCCAAGTATATAAGAAACATTATAAAAAAATAAAGTGTTTCAAATATTAAAAAAACAAATTATAACCAATTAAACTAAACATTATGACTTTCGGAATTACACTAATTTTATTAAGTATTATCGCTGTTCCATCTTTATTATTATCAAAAAAACCTAATGCAAAAGAACTGTTAGAAAAAATAGAACCTTATCAAGGTTGGATAGGTTTAGCCTTTTGTTTCTATGGTATTTGGGGAATTATTTTCTCTATACTAAACTTAGGATGGATGACTTCGTTTCCAGTTTGGTGGGCAACATTATTAGCAGGTAGTATTGTAGAAGCTGTTTTGGGATTCATGTTAGGATTTACATTAATTAACAAGTTTGTTTTATCTAAAAATGAAGCAGCAAAAGAAAAAGCAATCGAATTAAGAGCAAAACTAGCACCAAAACAAGGAAAACTTGGTGTAGTAGGTTTATTTGTTGGTGCATGGATGATTATTGCATCAATTTTATTCTTCTAAAAAAAACACTAAAAACTTTAATTAAATAGATATGAAAAATTTAATCTTTTTATTAGCTGTTTTATTTGCAATGCCAGCAATATTTCAGGAAAACGACAATACAATTTCGGTTTTTGGTGAGACTGAAAATACTGTAGAAGGCGATAGTTATATAGTATTAATAGCATTACAACAAGTACTTGTTTACGAAGGTCAAACCGAAGTAGAAGCAAATTCTTTAAAAACCGTAAAAGAAAATGCTATAGAGAAATTTAAAAGCATTGGAATAGATTTTAATAGATTTAAAAGAAACACATATTACGAGTTTGCAGTGTCGTTTAGTCAAAATAGAGAATCTGCATATTACTTTTTAAGAACCTCTAATAAAGAAGAAATTAGAAAAATAATAACACTTAAGTCTGCCGGAATGTCTATTGTAAATATAGAAGTAGAAGCAAAAAAACTTACCGGCGAAGAACTGGTCGCGTTAACAGTAAAAGCTATTGCTAATGCAAAAGAAAAAGCTGAAGGTATTGCTAAAAAAATGAATAAAACTTTAGGCGAAGTTGTACATATTGCAGATACAAACTCAAGCTTACAATACATGCAAAGTTATGGCACAACAACAGCACGAACACATGGTGTTAATGTTACTTTTAAATTAAATTAAAAAAAAGATATTACACCATTATAAAAAAACACCTCTTTAACTTAACAAAGCGGTGTTTTTTTAGTTTTTACAAAAAACTATCTTTTAGTTGTTGTACTATTTTAGTGCCATCTGGATCGGCTTGTGTTTTTAAGTTACAAAAATCTTCAGCCCATTGCGATGTACGTATGCGTAATGGAGGATTTTCATTTTGTGCTACATCTAAAACTACATTTGCGACTTCTAATCCGGTTTGGTACACTTGTGTTTCACTTTCATTGGCACGTTTTTGGTTTCCAGCCATGTATCTTTCGAAAATAGGAGCGTACTCGCCAGTAGCAAATTGGCCTTCAATAGCTGTTTTTTCTATAGCAGAGGTCATAAATTCTGTTGAAATTCCGCCAGGTTCTACACAAGAAATTTTAATATTAAACGGCTCACTAACATAAGTGGCTAAACCTTCCATAAAACCTTCTACCGCAAATTTTGCTCCGCAATACAACTCGTTAAATGGTTGTCCTACTAAACCACCAACAGAGGTAATACTAATTATTTGTCCAGATTTTTGTTTGCGCATGTGTGGTAAAACTGCTTGCGTGCAATACACAACACCAAGATAGTTAACGTCTGTGACCCATTTTATTTCGGCTTCTGTTGCTTGTTCTGTTGTTTTTGCAAAACCTGCTCCTGCGTTATTAAATAGCATATCTATTTTACTATCATTTTCAATAATAGTATCTACTGCTGCTTTAATGGTTTCGGTTTTTGTAACATCTAAGGGTAGTAAGTGTATGTCTAAATTGTCTTTTTCAATATGCTCTTTTAGTTTACTTGCTTTTTCTAAGTTACGCATAGTAGCATAAACTTTGAAATTGTTTTTGGCAAATAGGATAGCGCTTTCAAAACCTACGCCTGTTGATGTTCCTGTAATTAATACGTTCTTTTTCATAATATTTAGTTTATGGAGTGAATATTCATTCCAAATTAATAGTAAATTTTTTTTATGCTTTTATTGCATCCCAAAGTAGGTTAATTTGGTTATTAAGTGTTGTTGTTTTAGTTTCTTTTTGGTTGAAATGCCAGCGTAAATAAGATAGTATAGAGCCTCCAATAAACATGAGTAACTCGTCTATATTTATAGATTTTATAATGCGTTGTTGTTGCCCTTTTTTTAATAAGTTATAAACTTCAGTAATAGATTTTTGTCCTTCGTTTCTAGAGCTTTCAGTAATTATAGGTGATGCTTGAAGCTGTTCCATAAATTGAAAGTAAGTAGGATGTGTAATAAAAAAGTCTATTATTGCTGCATAGTAATTTTCAAATTGCGTTTTAATAGGTTTAGTAGCATCAAACGCTGTAAAAACTTTAGTTTCTTCTTGTTTAATATTTATATATATAGCGTTAATTAATGCGTCTTTATTTGAATAATAGTTATAAATGGTTCCCATGCCTGTGCCTGCAGCTTTTGCTATAGCAGACATTGGTGTATTATGCACGCCTTTTTCTGTTAGTAAGGTAATGGCAGCAGATAATATGGCTTCTTTTTT from Lacinutrix sp. 5H-3-7-4 includes the following:
- a CDS encoding sensor histidine kinase codes for the protein MFFCYASILVAQNTVPEHERETAQVDKLFYYFNNGFDAKAYKQAHQLLPKFKLNKSITNTNLLLAYYHNKYVAIDSSIYYTHQALKSKKNPNDSLGIRLKILSYQLLALNNTNKGLHQESKNYYIKGAELSEKHNETNLYYTHIHGLASTYVTLGKTQEALKLFEKCIQFSNDEELILGSYINLGSIYSSLSKYETSNQYLQKAKAICEKESYRKQPLINILINIGDNYLSKAETEAALTVFKEAKKISSQYRFSNLELIALSKIGTILYQQKKDDEALLTFSTTLYKAISLGNLDIEMNSYLMMEKISARKQDFKNAYSYGKRYYSIKDSIDNSITEEEINKLEVRFKTLEKEKTIKLLKIENLNKSLNIKNKDASLEKLKLQQTIIAKQNENKVLQLENGVEKRKNEIILLKEKEALKAVELDRERTIKYIVLVAFFILLVPIAGLLIIYYQKLQAQSLLNLKEKQINEQQVISLKKDQELKLIKASVRGQDLERKKIAQEMHDSIGGNLAAIKLQFSQLSNHPNKLKLIYSQLDDTYEQVRNLSHNLLPKKIRENDFVFLIKEYISTVENASGIKINLSFYNEKAINKISKILQNELFSIFQELTTNTLKYAKAKTIDIQLDYLDSGLFFVYEDDGIGFNLSQTTLGIGLTNIKNRVENYNGILHIDSKPNRGTSINIEIPLTA
- a CDS encoding SDR family oxidoreductase — encoded protein: MKKNVLITGTSTGVGFESAILFAKNNFKVYATMRNLEKASKLKEHIEKDNLDIHLLPLDVTKTETIKAAVDTIIENDSKIDMLFNNAGAGFAKTTEQATEAEIKWVTDVNYLGVVYCTQAVLPHMRKQKSGQIISITSVGGLVGQPFNELYCGAKFAVEGFMEGLATYVSEPFNIKISCVEPGGISTEFMTSAIEKTAIEGQFATGEYAPIFERYMAGNQKRANESETQVYQTGLEVANVVLDVAQNENPPLRIRTSQWAEDFCNLKTQADPDGTKIVQQLKDSFL
- a CDS encoding SIMPL domain-containing protein (The SIMPL domain is named for its presence in mouse protein SIMPL (signalling molecule that associates with mouse pelle-like kinase). Bacterial member BP26, from Brucella, was shown to assemble into a channel-like structure, while YggE from E. coli has been associated with resistance to oxidative stress.) gives rise to the protein MKNLIFLLAVLFAMPAIFQENDNTISVFGETENTVEGDSYIVLIALQQVLVYEGQTEVEANSLKTVKENAIEKFKSIGIDFNRFKRNTYYEFAVSFSQNRESAYYFLRTSNKEEIRKIITLKSAGMSIVNIEVEAKKLTGEELVALTVKAIANAKEKAEGIAKKMNKTLGEVVHIADTNSSLQYMQSYGTTTARTHGVNVTFKLN
- a CDS encoding response regulator transcription factor encodes the protein MMHNLIIADDHKMFLDGLLSILKTESNYNIIYTAKHGGHVKKYISINKNEKIDLVITDVTMPEVDGIALNKWIKKTANHIKTLVVSMHNTPGIIDDLIENDVDGYLQKNAKKEEFLKAIETILGGEKYFSQEIKDIYLKNKFEKKKDKDIKLTKREVEVISLIAEEFTTQEIADKLFLSKHTIESYRKNLITKLNVRNLAGLTKYAIKKGYVS
- a CDS encoding TetR/AcrR family transcriptional regulator, with the protein product MNKKEAILSAAITLLTEKGVHNTPMSAIAKAAGTGMGTIYNYYSNKDALINAIYINIKQEETKVFTAFDATKPIKTQFENYYAAIIDFFITHPTYFQFMEQLQASPIITESSRNEGQKSITEVYNLLKKGQQQRIIKSINIDELLMFIGGSILSYLRWHFNQKETKTTTLNNQINLLWDAIKA